The following are encoded in a window of Impatiens glandulifera chromosome 5, dImpGla2.1, whole genome shotgun sequence genomic DNA:
- the LOC124939602 gene encoding transcription factor DICHOTOMA-like, which produces MSFPSTDPNNTNVVVTSYNNIPYPHFTSHPPNSSFIFSPDTTHHHHQSGGQVVSAPLTCCPPKRLTPVRGDRHSKIRTAQGLRDRRVRLSIGIARKFFDLQDLLGFDKASKTLDWLLGQSETAIHELERTKNPVRVTLNMEEEELLAGGQQRRREMARARARERTREKRINKLVTSEEDEEEEFDPGHHFGQIGSDPKFVSSHDHEKGHDLTTSKDDIVISPNSPLLISWDLGTAFSQNQAFLL; this is translated from the coding sequence ATGTCGTTCCCTTCAACCGATCCAAACAACACTAATGTTGTTGTAACTAGTTACAATAATATCCCATATCCACATTTCACTTCTCATCCACCTAATTCCTCCTTCATTTTCTCTCCCGACACCACCCATCACCACCACCAGAGCGGTGGTCAGGTCGTGTCAGCTCCCCTCACTTGTTGCCCACCTAAGAGGTTAACACCGGTGAGGGGAGATCGACACAGCAAGATCCGGACAGCTCAGGGTCTGAGGGATCGAAGGGTAAGATTGTCTATTGGCATAGCAAGAAAGTTCTTTGATCTTCAAGACCTTCTAGGTTTTGACAAAGCCAGCAAAACCCTAGATTGGCTTTTAGGTCAATCTGAGACTGCGATTCATGAACTGGAAAGGACGAAAAACCCAGTTAGAGTTACCCTGAACATGGAGGAGGAGGAGCTGCTGGCCGGAGGACAGCAACGGAGGAGGGAGATGGCAAGAGcaagagctagagagagaaccAGAGAAAAAAGGATTAATAAACTGGTCACaagtgaagaagatgaagaggaagAGTTTGATCCAGGACATCATTTTGGTCAGATCGGATCTGACCCTAAATTTGTGTCTTCACATGATCATGAAAAGGGTCATGACCTAACTACTTCAAAAGATGATATTGTTATATCTCCAAACTCTCCTCTTCTCATCAGTTGGGATCTTGGAACAGCTTTCTCACAAAATCAAGCTTTTCTATTGTGa